The Stenotrophomonas sp. NA06056 genome segment GCTTTTTCATGGCCTCCGGAAACAATCGCGTGGCTGCCGGCCAGCGGCCGGCACTACCCGGTTGCCGATACAATCGCCGCATGTCGACCGAACTCAAATCCCACCAGCTGTCCATGACCGTGCTGATGTCGCCGGAGATGGCCAATTTCTCCGGCAAGGTCCACGGCGGCGCGATCCTGCGCCTGCTCGACCAGGTGGCCTACGCCTGCGCCAGCCGCTATGCCGGCCGCTACGTGGTCACCCTGTCGGTGGACCAGGTGGTGTTCCGCCAGCCGATCGCGGTGGGTGAACTGGTCACCTTCCTGGCCTCGGTGAACTACACCGGCACCTCGTCGATGGAAATCGGCGTCAAGGTGGTGGCCGAGGACATCCTCAAGCGCAGCGTGCGCCACGCCAACAGCTGCTTCTTCACCATGGTGGCGGTGGACGAGGAAGGCCGGCCGACGCCGGTTCCGCCGCTGCAGCCGGCCAGTTCAGACGAGAAGCGCCGCCAGGCCGCAGCGCTGATCCGCCGACAGCTGCGGCAGGAAATGGAACAGCGGCATCTGGAACTGCTGGCGTCGAATCCGCCGTCGCCGGAAGAATGAAGGCGTGCGGGGCAAGCCCCGCACCTACCGAGGCCGGTAGCGCCGGGCCATGCCCGGCGGATACATTTCACCCGGTGTTCTGCACGCCCTGCGAAACACCGTTCACGCAGGCCACCAGCGCGCGCAGCAGGTCATCGTCCTCGCGCCCACTTTCGCGCCAGCGCTGCAGCAGATCCACCTGCAGCACGCTGATCGGGTCCACATAGGGATTGCGCAGGCGGATCGACAACGCCAGCCGTGCGTCGTGGTCCAGCAGCGTCTGCTGCTCCATCAGCGTCAGCAGCCAGTGCCGGGTCAGCTCCAACTCGCGTTCGACTTGCGGGAAGAACGCATCATGCAGCTCGCCTGACAGGCGCGAGAACTGTTCGGCGATGGTGATATCGCCCTTCGACAGCACCATCGCGATGTCGTCCAGGAAGGTGCGGAAGAACGGCCAGTCACGCGCCATCTCGCGCAGCGTGTCCTCATGCCCGGCGTCCACCGCCGCCTGCAGACCACTGCCCACGCCATACCAGCCGGGAATGACCGCGCGCGCCTGGCTCCAGGCGAACACCCACGGAATCGCGCGCAGGTTGCCTAGCGCCGCATCCTGGCCGAGCCGCCGCGAAGGCCGCGACCCCAGCGTCATCCGTTCGATCACATCGATCGGCGTGGCGGTGCGGAAGTAATCCATGAAACGCGGCTGGCCGACGAACGCCCGATAGATCTCGCTACTCGAACCGGCGACCACGTCCATCACCGGCCGCCAGTCCTCTTCGCGCGGTTCGGCGGCGCGCGGGCGCAGGCTGGCACGCAGTACCGCACCGGTAGCCTGCTCCAGCGAACGCAATGCCAATGCACGGATGCCGTACTTGCGGTGGATCACTTCGCCCTGCTCGGTCACCCGCAGGCGGCCATCGATGCTGCCACGCGGCGAGGCATCGACCGCGTGCG includes the following:
- a CDS encoding acyl-CoA thioesterase; amino-acid sequence: MSTELKSHQLSMTVLMSPEMANFSGKVHGGAILRLLDQVAYACASRYAGRYVVTLSVDQVVFRQPIAVGELVTFLASVNYTGTSSMEIGVKVVAEDILKRSVRHANSCFFTMVAVDEEGRPTPVPPLQPASSDEKRRQAAALIRRQLRQEMEQRHLELLASNPPSPEE